The segment GCGGCGCTCAACGCCGTGCAGATCGCCGAACTGGTCGCCGAGGAACTGCGCGGCTGACCCCGGCCGCACCCCGCGGCGGGCCCCCGGGACGACGACCGCCCCGGGGGCCCGCCGCGTCCGCACCGGCTCACTGGCCCGGATGCGCCCCCGGCCCGTCGACCTCCAGCGGCAGCACCTCGGACACCGCGCCCGCCGTCCACTTGTCGCCCGGCGCGTACCACTGGAACGCGCCCGGGCCGCGGGCCGGCACGTTCACCGAGAGCAGGCCGTCGGCGTCCGTGCGGGCGGTGGCCAGGGTGGTCCAGGTGTCGCTGCCCACCGGACGGAACTGCAGGTACGCGGCGGTGCCCTGCTGCGGGACCTCGGCCTTGCGGTCCCAGTCGGCCCGCTGCAACCGGGCCCGGACGGTGACCGCCCCGCCCTCCGCCACCCGGGCCGGATCGGCGGCGGCCAGGTCGAACCGGGCGGAGCGCTTCAGCGAGAACCCGGCGGCGTTCTTCGAGACGTAGCGGTCGCCGTCGGCGGCCCGGATCCGCAGGTCCACGAACCAGGTGCCGGCCTGGTCGTCGAAGAGCGCCCGCGAACCGGCCGCGACCGTCGCCTCGCCGCTGCACCGGGAGGTCGTCCCGCCCGCGGACAGCGGCACGCAGGACATCGGACCGACCTTCAGGGTCGCGTAGTTGGGACCCCACAGGCCGATCGGATCCACCGCGCGGATCCCCGAACGGTCGCTCGCCGTCACCTCGATCTCGATCGTCCGGGTCTCGTCCGGGCCCAGCTCGACCGTGCGGCCGTGGTTGACCACCACCGAGACCAGCGCGGTGTCCCCGCCGGAGACCTCCGGCGAGGTCGCCGGGACCAGGACGACGGCCACCGCCCCGACCGCAGCCACCGCGCACATCGCCACCGCACTCTTCCGCACGGTGTCCCAGTATCCAGGGTCGGCGCGTGAGGACGGCGTGAGCGAGGACGGGGAGGGCGGGGACGGCGGGAGGCCGGGGCGGGGCTCGGCGCGTGAGGGCGGCGTGAGCGAGGGGGAGATGGGCAGGGAGGCTGCGGGCTGCGGGCTGCGGGCTGCGGGCTGCGGGCTGCGGGCTGCGGGTGGCGGGCTGCGGGTGGTGGGGCTCGGTGCGTGAGGGCGGCGTGGGCGGGGCGGGGAGGCTGGGGGAAGTGGGCGGTTCGGCGGGCGAGCGGGGGGTAAAGGTGTGCCCAACGGTCTCCGGGCCGCCGGGCGGCGCCCCACCGCCGGGGGCCGGGCCGAGGAGGAGGTGCCGGAGATGGACCGCTGCGTCGTCCTGGTCGACGCGGGCTACCTGCTGGGCGCGGCCGCCAGCCTGCTCGCGGGGGAGCCCGGCCGGGCCCGGATCGCCGTCGACCACCCGGTGCTGATCGCCGCGCTGCGCGAGCGGGCCGAGGCCGAGACCGGCCTGCCGCTGCTGCGGATCTACTGGTTCGACGCGGCCGTCGACCGCCGCCCCGCCCCCGAGCACCGCCGGCTGCGGGTGCTGCCCCGGGTCACCGTCCGGCTCGGCGCGCTGACCAGGGCCGAGGGCCGCTGGGTGCAGAAGGGCGTGGACGCCGCGATGCACGCCGAACTCAGCGAGCTCGCCCGCAACCACGCCTGCGCCGACGTGGTGCTGGTCACCGGCGACGGGGACCTGCTGCCCGGCGTCGCCTCCGCGAAGGAGCACGGCGTCGCGCTGCACCTGTGGGCGCTGGAGGCCGCCGACGGGGACTTCAACCAGTCCGAGGAGCTGGTCGGCGAGGCCGACGAGCGCCGGGTGCTGGACCGGGCCTGGATCCAGCGCTGGGCCCGCCCCCGGGAGGCCGCCGCCGAGCCCGCCGTCGCCGTCGCCCCGGTCGCGGTGCTGCCCGACCCGGCCCGGCCCCGCACCGTCCCGCTGGTGCCCGCCCCCGCGCCCGCCGCCGCCGTCGCGGCCGCCCGCAGCACCCCGCTGCGGGTCATCCCCACCCCCAAGGACCTGGCCGGGCGGGCCGCCACCGGCCCGCCCGCCGGGCCCGCCGCCCCGGTCGGCCCGGTGCTGCGCTGGTCCTCCGACCGCGGCCTGGTCGACCGCGCCGACACCGCCACCGCCGCCGACGCGCTGCCCACCCTGGACCGGCTCACCACCTCCGCCCAGCGCTGGGCGGACCGCGAGGAGGACATCACCAGCGTCGGCGGCGACCCGCAGGAGGTCGGCCAGGTCTTCGCCCGCCGCTG is part of the Kitasatospora cineracea genome and harbors:
- a CDS encoding NYN domain-containing protein; translated protein: MDRCVVLVDAGYLLGAAASLLAGEPGRARIAVDHPVLIAALRERAEAETGLPLLRIYWFDAAVDRRPAPEHRRLRVLPRVTVRLGALTRAEGRWVQKGVDAAMHAELSELARNHACADVVLVTGDGDLLPGVASAKEHGVALHLWALEAADGDFNQSEELVGEADERRVLDRAWIQRWARPREAAAEPAVAVAPVAVLPDPARPRTVPLVPAPAPAAAVAAARSTPLRVIPTPKDLAGRAATGPPAGPAAPVGPVLRWSSDRGLVDRADTATAADALPTLDRLTTSAQRWADREEDITSVGGDPQEVGQVFARRWLDRLADAGRPALLWTDHPRIPHRLDGELLRYAARFGLLAHKEDQIDEQDRYAIREGFWKELAARVPDARQPPEALRED